The following are from one region of the Mus musculus strain NOD/ShiLtJ chromosome 17 genomic scaffold, GRCm38.p6 alternate locus group NOD/ShiLtJ MMCHR17_CHO_IDD1 genome:
- the Cfb gene encoding complement factor B isoform 1 precursor (isoform 1 precursor is encoded by transcript variant 1) produces MTMESPQLCLVLLVLGFSSGGVSATPVLEARPQVSCSLEGVEIKGGSFQLLQGGQALEYLCPSGFYPYPVQTRTCRSTGSWSDLQTRDQKIVQKAECRAIRCPRPQDFENGEFWPRSPFYNLSDQISFQCYDGYVLRGSANRTCQENGRWDGQTAICDDGAGYCPNPGIPIGTRKVGSQYRLEDIVTYHCSRGLVLRGSQKRKCQEGGSWSGTEPSCQDSFMYDSPQEVAEAFLSSLTETIEGADAEDGHSPGEQQKRKIVLDPSGSMNIYLVLDGSDSIGSSNFTGAKRCLTNLIEKVASYGVRPRYGLLTYATVPKVLVRVSDERSSDADWVTEKLNQISYEDHKLKSGTNTKRALQAVYSMMSWAGDAPPEGWNRTRHVIIIMTDGLHNMGGNPVTVIQDIRALLDIGRDPKNPREDYLDVYVFGVGPLVDSVNINALASKKDNEHHVFKVKDMEDLENVFYQMIDETKSLSLCGMVWEHKKGNDYHKQPWQAKISVTRPLKGHETCMGAVVSEYFVLTAAHCFMVDDQKHSIKVSVGGQRRDLEIEEVLFHPKYNINGKKAEGIPEFYDYDVALVKLKNKLKYGQTLRPICLPCTEGTTRALRLPQTATCKQHKEQLLPVKDVKALFVSEQGKSLTRKEVYIKNGDKKASCERDATKAQGYEKVKDASEVVTPRFLCTGGVDPYADPNTCKGDSGGPLIVHKRSRFIQVGVISWGVVDVCRDQRRQQLVPSYARDFHINLFQVLPWLKDKLKDEDLGFL; encoded by the exons ATGACAATGGAGAGCCCCCAGCTCTGCCTCGTCCTCTTGGTCTTAGGCTTCTCCTCTGGAG GTGTGAGCGCAACTCCAGTGCTTGAGGCCCGGCCCCAAGTCTCCTGCTCTCTGGAGGGAGTAGAGATCAAAGGCGGCTCCTTTCAACTTCTCCAAGGCGGTCAGGCCCTGGAGTACCTATGTCCCTCTGGCTTCTACCCATACCCTGTGCAGACTCGAACCTGCAGATCCACAGGCTCCTGGAGCGACCTGCAGACCCGAGACCAAAAGATTGTCCAGAAGGCGGAATGCAGAG CAATACGCTGCCCACGACCGCAGGACTTTGAAAATGGGGAATTCTGGCCCCGGTCCCCCTTCTACAACCTGAGTGACCAGATTTCTTTTCAATGCTATGATGGTTACGTTCTCCGGGGCTCTGCTAATCGCACCTGCCAAGAGAATGGCCGGTGGGATGGGCAAACAGCAATCTGTGATGATGGAG CTGGATACTGTCCCAATCCCGGTATTCCTATTGGGACAAGGAAGGTGGGTAGCCAATACCGCCTTGAAGACATTGTTACTTACCACTGCAGCCGGGGACTTGTCCTGCGTGGCTCCCAGAAGCGAAAGTGTCAAGAAGGTGGCTCATGGAGTGGGACAGAGCCTTCCTGCCAAG ATTCCTTCATGTATGACAGCCCTCAAGAAGTGGCCGAAGCATTCCTATCCTCCCTGACAGAGACCATCGAAGGAGCCGATGCTGAGGATGGGCACAGCCCAG GGGAACAGCAGAAGAGGAAGATTGTCCTAGACCCCTCGGGCTCCATGAATATCTACCTGGTGCTAGATGGTTCCGACAGCATCGGAAGCAGCAACTTCACAGGGGCTAAGCGGTGCCTCACCAACTTGATTGAGAAG GTGGCGAGTTATGGGGTGAGGCCACGATATGGTCTCCTGACATATGCTACAGTCCCCAAAGTGTTGGTCAGAGTGTCTGATGAGAGGAGTAGCGATGCCGACTGGGTCACAGAGAAGCTCAACCAAATCAGTTATGAAG ACCACAAGCTGAAGTCAGGGACCAACACCAAGAGGGCTCTCCAGGCTGTGTATAGCATGATGAGCTGGGCAGGGGATGCCCCGCCTGAAGGCTGGAATAGAACCCGCCATGTCATCATCATTATGACTGATG GCTTGCACAACATGGGTGGAAACCCTGTCACTGTCATTCAGGACATCCGAGCCTTGCTGGACATCGGCAGGGATCCCAAAAATCCCAGGGAGGATTACCTGG atgtgtatgtgtttggggtCGGGCCTCTGGTGGACTCCGTGAACATCAATGCCTTAGCTTCCAAAAAGGACAATGAGCATCATGTGTTTAAAGTCAAGGATATGGAAGACCTGGAGAATGTTTTCTACCAAATGATTG ATGAAACCAAATCTCTGAGTCTCTGTGGCATGGTGTGGGAGCATAAGAAAGGCAACGATTATCATAAGCAACCATGGCAAGCCAAGATCTCAGTCACT CGCCCTCTGAAAGGACATGAGACCTGTATGGGGGCCGTGGTGTCTGAGTACTTCGTGCTGACAGCAGCGCACTGCTTCATGGTGGATGATCAGAAACATTCCATCAAGGTCAGCGTGG GGGGTCAGAGGCGGGACCTGGAGATTGAAGAGGTCCTGTTCCACCCCAAATACAATATTAATGGGAAAAAGGCAGAAGGGATCCCTGAGTTCTATGATTATGATGTGGCCCTAGTCAAGCTCAAGAACAAGCTCAAGTATGGCCAGACTCTCAG GCCCATCTGTCTCCCCTGCACGGAGGGAACCACACGAGCCTTGAGGCTTCCTCAGACAGCCACCTGCAAGCAGCACA AGGAACAGTTGCTCCCTGTGAAGGATGTCAAAGCTCTGTTTGTATCTGAGCAAGGGAAGAGCCTGACTCGGAAGGAGGTGTACATCAAGAATGGGGACAAG AAAGCCAGTTGTGAGAGAGATGCTACAAAGGCCCAAGGCTATGAGAAGGTCAAAGATGCCTCTGAGGTGGTCACTCCACGGTTCCTCTGCACAGGAGGGGTGGATCCCTATGCTGACCCCAACACATGCAAAG GAGATTCCGGGGGCCCTCTCATTGTTCACAAGAGAAGCCGCTTCATTCAA GTTGGTGTGATTAGCTGGGGAGTAGTAGATGTCTGCAGAGACCAGAGGCGGCAACAGCTGGTACCCTCTTATGCCCGGGACTTCCACATCAACCTCTTCCAGGTGCTGCCCTGGCTAAAGGACAAGCTCAAAGATGAGGATTTGGGTTTTCTATAA
- the Cfb gene encoding complement factor B isoform 2 precursor (isoform 2 precursor is encoded by transcript variant 2), with protein sequence MTMESPQLCLVLLVLGFSSGGVSATPVLEARPQVSCSLEGVEIKGGSFQLLQGGQALEYLCPSGFYPYPVQTRTCRSTGSWSDLQTRDQKIVQKAECRAIRCPRPQDFENGEFWPRSPFYNLSDQISFQCYDGYVLRGSANRTCQENGRWDGQTAICDDGAGYCPNPGIPIGTRKVGSQYRLEDIVTYHCSRGLVLRGSQKRKCQEGGSWSGTEPSCQDSFMYDSPQEVAEAFLSSLTETIEGADAEDGHSPGEQQKRKIVLDPSGSMNIYLVLDGSDSIGSSNFTGAKRCLTNLIEKVASYGVRPRYGLLTYATVPKVLVRVSDERSSDADWVTEKLNQISYEDHKLKSGTNTKRALQAVYSMMSWAGDAPPEGWNRTRHVIIIMTDGLHNMGGNPVTVIQDIRALLDIGRDPKNPREDYLDVYVFGVGPLVDSVNINALASKKDNEHHVFKVKDMEDLENVFYQMIDETKSLSLCGMVWEHKKGNDYHKQPWQAKISVTRPLKGHETCMGAVVSEYFVLTAAHCFMVDDQKHSIKVSVGGQRRDLEIEEVLFHPKYNINGKKAEGIPEFYDYDVALVKLKNKLKYGQTLRPICLPCTEGTTRALRLPQTATCKQHKEQLLPVKDVKALFVSEQGKSLTRKEVYIKNGDKPVVREMLQRPKAMRRSKMPLRWSLHGSSAQEGWIPMLTPTHAKEIPGALSLFTREAASFKLV encoded by the exons ATGACAATGGAGAGCCCCCAGCTCTGCCTCGTCCTCTTGGTCTTAGGCTTCTCCTCTGGAG GTGTGAGCGCAACTCCAGTGCTTGAGGCCCGGCCCCAAGTCTCCTGCTCTCTGGAGGGAGTAGAGATCAAAGGCGGCTCCTTTCAACTTCTCCAAGGCGGTCAGGCCCTGGAGTACCTATGTCCCTCTGGCTTCTACCCATACCCTGTGCAGACTCGAACCTGCAGATCCACAGGCTCCTGGAGCGACCTGCAGACCCGAGACCAAAAGATTGTCCAGAAGGCGGAATGCAGAG CAATACGCTGCCCACGACCGCAGGACTTTGAAAATGGGGAATTCTGGCCCCGGTCCCCCTTCTACAACCTGAGTGACCAGATTTCTTTTCAATGCTATGATGGTTACGTTCTCCGGGGCTCTGCTAATCGCACCTGCCAAGAGAATGGCCGGTGGGATGGGCAAACAGCAATCTGTGATGATGGAG CTGGATACTGTCCCAATCCCGGTATTCCTATTGGGACAAGGAAGGTGGGTAGCCAATACCGCCTTGAAGACATTGTTACTTACCACTGCAGCCGGGGACTTGTCCTGCGTGGCTCCCAGAAGCGAAAGTGTCAAGAAGGTGGCTCATGGAGTGGGACAGAGCCTTCCTGCCAAG ATTCCTTCATGTATGACAGCCCTCAAGAAGTGGCCGAAGCATTCCTATCCTCCCTGACAGAGACCATCGAAGGAGCCGATGCTGAGGATGGGCACAGCCCAG GGGAACAGCAGAAGAGGAAGATTGTCCTAGACCCCTCGGGCTCCATGAATATCTACCTGGTGCTAGATGGTTCCGACAGCATCGGAAGCAGCAACTTCACAGGGGCTAAGCGGTGCCTCACCAACTTGATTGAGAAG GTGGCGAGTTATGGGGTGAGGCCACGATATGGTCTCCTGACATATGCTACAGTCCCCAAAGTGTTGGTCAGAGTGTCTGATGAGAGGAGTAGCGATGCCGACTGGGTCACAGAGAAGCTCAACCAAATCAGTTATGAAG ACCACAAGCTGAAGTCAGGGACCAACACCAAGAGGGCTCTCCAGGCTGTGTATAGCATGATGAGCTGGGCAGGGGATGCCCCGCCTGAAGGCTGGAATAGAACCCGCCATGTCATCATCATTATGACTGATG GCTTGCACAACATGGGTGGAAACCCTGTCACTGTCATTCAGGACATCCGAGCCTTGCTGGACATCGGCAGGGATCCCAAAAATCCCAGGGAGGATTACCTGG atgtgtatgtgtttggggtCGGGCCTCTGGTGGACTCCGTGAACATCAATGCCTTAGCTTCCAAAAAGGACAATGAGCATCATGTGTTTAAAGTCAAGGATATGGAAGACCTGGAGAATGTTTTCTACCAAATGATTG ATGAAACCAAATCTCTGAGTCTCTGTGGCATGGTGTGGGAGCATAAGAAAGGCAACGATTATCATAAGCAACCATGGCAAGCCAAGATCTCAGTCACT CGCCCTCTGAAAGGACATGAGACCTGTATGGGGGCCGTGGTGTCTGAGTACTTCGTGCTGACAGCAGCGCACTGCTTCATGGTGGATGATCAGAAACATTCCATCAAGGTCAGCGTGG GGGGTCAGAGGCGGGACCTGGAGATTGAAGAGGTCCTGTTCCACCCCAAATACAATATTAATGGGAAAAAGGCAGAAGGGATCCCTGAGTTCTATGATTATGATGTGGCCCTAGTCAAGCTCAAGAACAAGCTCAAGTATGGCCAGACTCTCAG GCCCATCTGTCTCCCCTGCACGGAGGGAACCACACGAGCCTTGAGGCTTCCTCAGACAGCCACCTGCAAGCAGCACA AGGAACAGTTGCTCCCTGTGAAGGATGTCAAAGCTCTGTTTGTATCTGAGCAAGGGAAGAGCCTGACTCGGAAGGAGGTGTACATCAAGAATGGGGACAAG CCAGTTGTGAGAGAGATGCTACAAAGGCCCAAGGCTATGAGAAGGTCAAAGATGCCTCTGAGGTGGTCACTCCACGGTTCCTCTGCACAGGAGGGGTGGATCCCTATGCTGACCCCAACACATGCAAAG GAGATTCCGGGGGCCCTCTCATTGTTCACAAGAGAAGCCGCTTCATTCAA GTTGGTGTGA